From the Prunus dulcis chromosome 4, ALMONDv2, whole genome shotgun sequence genome, one window contains:
- the LOC117624820 gene encoding F-box/kelch-repeat protein At3g06240-like isoform X4, producing the protein MRPSSPFLHPSSRRRNKSKRPKVGEEGQSVSVDSLHRPRVFLELLISDISVSREVGMPDLSQDIIVDILSRLPLKSVCRFRCVSKSWFNLTTEPHFINTHLNRHRKKQKIILSSNNSLFSLDPEAPIDDDMLPLEIDFPLKNHPNTEWVHMFGSCNGLVCIMPQPEAFFIFNPTTRESLRVPDCPRPSHICPPEPQEVMFHHAYSFGYAPSIDDYKFVKVAYGCMVLIFSLKSSSWKRVQDFPYKHCLEKSGTTLNGAVHWLCRRLEVGGTCVIAAFDLAQEKFSDLPPPESVTDYKRFTTGVLRGCLCLLHQHDRRHSFWIMNKYGVKESWTMIMITDSYSSISLKPLCYWKDTKILLARSWKQLLLCNPNDGTCKNFLGNGLPDKFCADVYVECLVSPNLWFRRNSRLRLAPITVLYTFLLLVHMNYLLLVTELSKFLTKKSN; encoded by the exons ATGCGTCCATCCTCACCTTTTCTGCACCCGTCG AGTAGAAGAAGGAACAAGTCGAAGCGACCCAAGGTAGGAGAAGAAGGGCAGTCAGTATCAGTGGACTCACTTCACCGCCCTCGTGTTTTTCTGG AGTTGCTTATATCTGATATCTCAGTATCAAGGGAAGTAGGCATGCCAGACCTTTCACAGGATATCATTGTAGACATACTCTCTCGACTTCCTCTGAAGTCTGTGTGTCGATTCAGGTGCGTGTCAAAGTCATGGTTCAATCTTACCACCGAACCCCACTTCATCAACACCCATCTCAACCGGCACCGGAAGAAGCAGAAAATCATTCTCAGTTCTAATAATTCCCTATTCTCCTTGGACCCTGAAGCACCTATAGATGATGATATGTTACCCTTGGAGATTGATTTTCCACTTAAGAACCATCCCAACACTGAGTGGGTTCACATGTTTGGTTCCTGTAATGGTTTGGTCTGCATCATGCCTCAGCCAGAAGCCTTCTTTATATTCAATCCTACCACTAGAGAGTCCTTGAGAGTACCAGATTGCCCCAGGCCAAGTCATATTTGTCCTCCAGAACCACAAGAAGTAATGTTTCATCATGCATATAGTTTTGGTTATGCTCCTTCGATCGATGATTACAAATTTGTCAAGGTTGCTTATGGATGCATGGTACTCATTTTTTCATTGAAAAGCAGTTCATGGAAAAGGGTTCAAGACTTTCCTTACAAACATTGTTTGGAGAAGTCAGGGACGACTCTCAATGGAGCTGTCCACTGGTTATGTAGACGCCTTGAAGTTGGAGGTACCTGTGTGATTGCTGCTTTTGATTTAGCACAGGAGAAGTTCTCAGACTTGCCCCCACCTGAATCTGTCACAGATTATAAGAGATTTACAACTGGTGTTTTGAGAGGGTGTCTTTGTTTACTACACCAGCACGATAGGCGACACTCATTTTGGATTATGAACAAGTACGGGGTGAAAGAGTCTTGGACTATGATTATGATAACCGACTCATATTCTTCTATTTCTTTGAAGCCATTATGTTACTGGAAGGATACCAAGATATTACTGGCAAGGAGTTGGAAACAATTACTTCTTTGCAATCCAAATGATGGAACTTGCAAAAATTTCTTGGGAAATGGCCTTCCGGACAAATTCTGTGCTGATGTGTATGTGGAATGCCTTGTCTCTCCGAACTTATGGTTCCGAAGGAACTCGCGGTTGCGTTTAGCCCCGATTACAGTACTCTACACATTTCTACTTCTAGTGCACATGAACTACTTGCTTCTTGTAACTGAGTTGAGCAAGtttctgaccaaaaaaagCAACTGA
- the LOC117624820 gene encoding F-box/kelch-repeat protein At3g06240-like isoform X7, which yields MPDLSQDIIVDILSRLPLKSVCRFRCVSKSWFNLTTEPHFINTHLNRHRKKQKIILSSNNSLFSLDPEAPIDDDMLPLEIDFPLKNHPNTEWVHMFGSCNGLVCIMPQPEAFFIFNPTTRESLRVPDCPRPSHICPPEPQEVMFHHAYSFGYAPSIDDYKFVKVAYGCMVLIFSLKSSSWKRVQDFPYKHCLEKSGTTLNGAVHWLCRRLEVGGTCVIAAFDLAQEKFSDLPPPESVTDYKRFTTGVLRGCLCLLHQHDRRHSFWIMNKYGVKESWTMIMITDSYSSISLKPLCYWKDTKILLARSWKQLLLCNPNDGTCKNFLGNGLPDKFCADVYVECLVSPNLWFRRNSRLRLAPITVLYTFLLLVHMNYLLLVTELSKFLTKKSN from the coding sequence ATGCCAGACCTTTCACAGGATATCATTGTAGACATACTCTCTCGACTTCCTCTGAAGTCTGTGTGTCGATTCAGGTGCGTGTCAAAGTCATGGTTCAATCTTACCACCGAACCCCACTTCATCAACACCCATCTCAACCGGCACCGGAAGAAGCAGAAAATCATTCTCAGTTCTAATAATTCCCTATTCTCCTTGGACCCTGAAGCACCTATAGATGATGATATGTTACCCTTGGAGATTGATTTTCCACTTAAGAACCATCCCAACACTGAGTGGGTTCACATGTTTGGTTCCTGTAATGGTTTGGTCTGCATCATGCCTCAGCCAGAAGCCTTCTTTATATTCAATCCTACCACTAGAGAGTCCTTGAGAGTACCAGATTGCCCCAGGCCAAGTCATATTTGTCCTCCAGAACCACAAGAAGTAATGTTTCATCATGCATATAGTTTTGGTTATGCTCCTTCGATCGATGATTACAAATTTGTCAAGGTTGCTTATGGATGCATGGTACTCATTTTTTCATTGAAAAGCAGTTCATGGAAAAGGGTTCAAGACTTTCCTTACAAACATTGTTTGGAGAAGTCAGGGACGACTCTCAATGGAGCTGTCCACTGGTTATGTAGACGCCTTGAAGTTGGAGGTACCTGTGTGATTGCTGCTTTTGATTTAGCACAGGAGAAGTTCTCAGACTTGCCCCCACCTGAATCTGTCACAGATTATAAGAGATTTACAACTGGTGTTTTGAGAGGGTGTCTTTGTTTACTACACCAGCACGATAGGCGACACTCATTTTGGATTATGAACAAGTACGGGGTGAAAGAGTCTTGGACTATGATTATGATAACCGACTCATATTCTTCTATTTCTTTGAAGCCATTATGTTACTGGAAGGATACCAAGATATTACTGGCAAGGAGTTGGAAACAATTACTTCTTTGCAATCCAAATGATGGAACTTGCAAAAATTTCTTGGGAAATGGCCTTCCGGACAAATTCTGTGCTGATGTGTATGTGGAATGCCTTGTCTCTCCGAACTTATGGTTCCGAAGGAACTCGCGGTTGCGTTTAGCCCCGATTACAGTACTCTACACATTTCTACTTCTAGTGCACATGAACTACTTGCTTCTTGTAACTGAGTTGAGCAAGtttctgaccaaaaaaagCAACTGA
- the LOC117624820 gene encoding F-box/kelch-repeat protein At3g06240-like isoform X6, translating to MGRRNKSKRPKVGEEGQSVSVDSLHRPRVFLGGSELLISDISVSREVGMPDLSQDIIVDILSRLPLKSVCRFRCVSKSWFNLTTEPHFINTHLNRHRKKQKIILSSNNSLFSLDPEAPIDDDMLPLEIDFPLKNHPNTEWVHMFGSCNGLVCIMPQPEAFFIFNPTTRESLRVPDCPRPSHICPPEPQEVMFHHAYSFGYAPSIDDYKFVKVAYGCMVLIFSLKSSSWKRVQDFPYKHCLEKSGTTLNGAVHWLCRRLEVGGTCVIAAFDLAQEKFSDLPPPESVTDYKRFTTGVLRGCLCLLHQHDRRHSFWIMNKYGVKESWTMIMITDSYSSISLKPLCYWKDTKILLARSWKQLLLCNPNDGTCKNFLGNGLPDKFCADVYVECLVSPNLWFRRNSRLRLAPITVLYTFLLLVHMNYLLLVTELSKFLTKKSN from the exons ATGGG AAGAAGGAACAAGTCGAAGCGACCCAAGGTAGGAGAAGAAGGGCAGTCAGTATCAGTGGACTCACTTCACCGCCCTCGTGTTTTTCTGG GTGGCTCAGAGTTGCTTATATCTGATATCTCAGTATCAAGGGAAGTAGGCATGCCAGACCTTTCACAGGATATCATTGTAGACATACTCTCTCGACTTCCTCTGAAGTCTGTGTGTCGATTCAGGTGCGTGTCAAAGTCATGGTTCAATCTTACCACCGAACCCCACTTCATCAACACCCATCTCAACCGGCACCGGAAGAAGCAGAAAATCATTCTCAGTTCTAATAATTCCCTATTCTCCTTGGACCCTGAAGCACCTATAGATGATGATATGTTACCCTTGGAGATTGATTTTCCACTTAAGAACCATCCCAACACTGAGTGGGTTCACATGTTTGGTTCCTGTAATGGTTTGGTCTGCATCATGCCTCAGCCAGAAGCCTTCTTTATATTCAATCCTACCACTAGAGAGTCCTTGAGAGTACCAGATTGCCCCAGGCCAAGTCATATTTGTCCTCCAGAACCACAAGAAGTAATGTTTCATCATGCATATAGTTTTGGTTATGCTCCTTCGATCGATGATTACAAATTTGTCAAGGTTGCTTATGGATGCATGGTACTCATTTTTTCATTGAAAAGCAGTTCATGGAAAAGGGTTCAAGACTTTCCTTACAAACATTGTTTGGAGAAGTCAGGGACGACTCTCAATGGAGCTGTCCACTGGTTATGTAGACGCCTTGAAGTTGGAGGTACCTGTGTGATTGCTGCTTTTGATTTAGCACAGGAGAAGTTCTCAGACTTGCCCCCACCTGAATCTGTCACAGATTATAAGAGATTTACAACTGGTGTTTTGAGAGGGTGTCTTTGTTTACTACACCAGCACGATAGGCGACACTCATTTTGGATTATGAACAAGTACGGGGTGAAAGAGTCTTGGACTATGATTATGATAACCGACTCATATTCTTCTATTTCTTTGAAGCCATTATGTTACTGGAAGGATACCAAGATATTACTGGCAAGGAGTTGGAAACAATTACTTCTTTGCAATCCAAATGATGGAACTTGCAAAAATTTCTTGGGAAATGGCCTTCCGGACAAATTCTGTGCTGATGTGTATGTGGAATGCCTTGTCTCTCCGAACTTATGGTTCCGAAGGAACTCGCGGTTGCGTTTAGCCCCGATTACAGTACTCTACACATTTCTACTTCTAGTGCACATGAACTACTTGCTTCTTGTAACTGAGTTGAGCAAGtttctgaccaaaaaaagCAACTGA
- the LOC117624820 gene encoding F-box/kelch-repeat protein At3g06240-like isoform X1: protein MRPSSPFLHPSKKEQVEATQGRRRRAVSISGLTSPPSCFSGWLWCKPDLGGSELLISDISVSREVGMPDLSQDIIVDILSRLPLKSVCRFRCVSKSWFNLTTEPHFINTHLNRHRKKQKIILSSNNSLFSLDPEAPIDDDMLPLEIDFPLKNHPNTEWVHMFGSCNGLVCIMPQPEAFFIFNPTTRESLRVPDCPRPSHICPPEPQEVMFHHAYSFGYAPSIDDYKFVKVAYGCMVLIFSLKSSSWKRVQDFPYKHCLEKSGTTLNGAVHWLCRRLEVGGTCVIAAFDLAQEKFSDLPPPESVTDYKRFTTGVLRGCLCLLHQHDRRHSFWIMNKYGVKESWTMIMITDSYSSISLKPLCYWKDTKILLARSWKQLLLCNPNDGTCKNFLGNGLPDKFCADVYVECLVSPNLWFRRNSRLRLAPITVLYTFLLLVHMNYLLLVTELSKFLTKKSN from the exons ATGCGTCCATCCTCACCTTTTCTGCACCCGTCG AAGAAGGAACAAGTCGAAGCGACCCAAGGTAGGAGAAGAAGGGCAGTCAGTATCAGTGGACTCACTTCACCGCCCTCGTGTTTTTCTGG TTGGCTTTGGTGCAAACCGGATTTAGGTGGCTCAGAGTTGCTTATATCTGATATCTCAGTATCAAGGGAAGTAGGCATGCCAGACCTTTCACAGGATATCATTGTAGACATACTCTCTCGACTTCCTCTGAAGTCTGTGTGTCGATTCAGGTGCGTGTCAAAGTCATGGTTCAATCTTACCACCGAACCCCACTTCATCAACACCCATCTCAACCGGCACCGGAAGAAGCAGAAAATCATTCTCAGTTCTAATAATTCCCTATTCTCCTTGGACCCTGAAGCACCTATAGATGATGATATGTTACCCTTGGAGATTGATTTTCCACTTAAGAACCATCCCAACACTGAGTGGGTTCACATGTTTGGTTCCTGTAATGGTTTGGTCTGCATCATGCCTCAGCCAGAAGCCTTCTTTATATTCAATCCTACCACTAGAGAGTCCTTGAGAGTACCAGATTGCCCCAGGCCAAGTCATATTTGTCCTCCAGAACCACAAGAAGTAATGTTTCATCATGCATATAGTTTTGGTTATGCTCCTTCGATCGATGATTACAAATTTGTCAAGGTTGCTTATGGATGCATGGTACTCATTTTTTCATTGAAAAGCAGTTCATGGAAAAGGGTTCAAGACTTTCCTTACAAACATTGTTTGGAGAAGTCAGGGACGACTCTCAATGGAGCTGTCCACTGGTTATGTAGACGCCTTGAAGTTGGAGGTACCTGTGTGATTGCTGCTTTTGATTTAGCACAGGAGAAGTTCTCAGACTTGCCCCCACCTGAATCTGTCACAGATTATAAGAGATTTACAACTGGTGTTTTGAGAGGGTGTCTTTGTTTACTACACCAGCACGATAGGCGACACTCATTTTGGATTATGAACAAGTACGGGGTGAAAGAGTCTTGGACTATGATTATGATAACCGACTCATATTCTTCTATTTCTTTGAAGCCATTATGTTACTGGAAGGATACCAAGATATTACTGGCAAGGAGTTGGAAACAATTACTTCTTTGCAATCCAAATGATGGAACTTGCAAAAATTTCTTGGGAAATGGCCTTCCGGACAAATTCTGTGCTGATGTGTATGTGGAATGCCTTGTCTCTCCGAACTTATGGTTCCGAAGGAACTCGCGGTTGCGTTTAGCCCCGATTACAGTACTCTACACATTTCTACTTCTAGTGCACATGAACTACTTGCTTCTTGTAACTGAGTTGAGCAAGtttctgaccaaaaaaagCAACTGA
- the LOC117624820 gene encoding F-box/kelch-repeat protein At3g06240-like isoform X3 — protein MHGKKEQVEATQGRRRRAVSISGLTSPPSCFSGWLWCKPDLGGSELLISDISVSREVGMPDLSQDIIVDILSRLPLKSVCRFRCVSKSWFNLTTEPHFINTHLNRHRKKQKIILSSNNSLFSLDPEAPIDDDMLPLEIDFPLKNHPNTEWVHMFGSCNGLVCIMPQPEAFFIFNPTTRESLRVPDCPRPSHICPPEPQEVMFHHAYSFGYAPSIDDYKFVKVAYGCMVLIFSLKSSSWKRVQDFPYKHCLEKSGTTLNGAVHWLCRRLEVGGTCVIAAFDLAQEKFSDLPPPESVTDYKRFTTGVLRGCLCLLHQHDRRHSFWIMNKYGVKESWTMIMITDSYSSISLKPLCYWKDTKILLARSWKQLLLCNPNDGTCKNFLGNGLPDKFCADVYVECLVSPNLWFRRNSRLRLAPITVLYTFLLLVHMNYLLLVTELSKFLTKKSN, from the exons ATGCATGGG AAGAAGGAACAAGTCGAAGCGACCCAAGGTAGGAGAAGAAGGGCAGTCAGTATCAGTGGACTCACTTCACCGCCCTCGTGTTTTTCTGG TTGGCTTTGGTGCAAACCGGATTTAGGTGGCTCAGAGTTGCTTATATCTGATATCTCAGTATCAAGGGAAGTAGGCATGCCAGACCTTTCACAGGATATCATTGTAGACATACTCTCTCGACTTCCTCTGAAGTCTGTGTGTCGATTCAGGTGCGTGTCAAAGTCATGGTTCAATCTTACCACCGAACCCCACTTCATCAACACCCATCTCAACCGGCACCGGAAGAAGCAGAAAATCATTCTCAGTTCTAATAATTCCCTATTCTCCTTGGACCCTGAAGCACCTATAGATGATGATATGTTACCCTTGGAGATTGATTTTCCACTTAAGAACCATCCCAACACTGAGTGGGTTCACATGTTTGGTTCCTGTAATGGTTTGGTCTGCATCATGCCTCAGCCAGAAGCCTTCTTTATATTCAATCCTACCACTAGAGAGTCCTTGAGAGTACCAGATTGCCCCAGGCCAAGTCATATTTGTCCTCCAGAACCACAAGAAGTAATGTTTCATCATGCATATAGTTTTGGTTATGCTCCTTCGATCGATGATTACAAATTTGTCAAGGTTGCTTATGGATGCATGGTACTCATTTTTTCATTGAAAAGCAGTTCATGGAAAAGGGTTCAAGACTTTCCTTACAAACATTGTTTGGAGAAGTCAGGGACGACTCTCAATGGAGCTGTCCACTGGTTATGTAGACGCCTTGAAGTTGGAGGTACCTGTGTGATTGCTGCTTTTGATTTAGCACAGGAGAAGTTCTCAGACTTGCCCCCACCTGAATCTGTCACAGATTATAAGAGATTTACAACTGGTGTTTTGAGAGGGTGTCTTTGTTTACTACACCAGCACGATAGGCGACACTCATTTTGGATTATGAACAAGTACGGGGTGAAAGAGTCTTGGACTATGATTATGATAACCGACTCATATTCTTCTATTTCTTTGAAGCCATTATGTTACTGGAAGGATACCAAGATATTACTGGCAAGGAGTTGGAAACAATTACTTCTTTGCAATCCAAATGATGGAACTTGCAAAAATTTCTTGGGAAATGGCCTTCCGGACAAATTCTGTGCTGATGTGTATGTGGAATGCCTTGTCTCTCCGAACTTATGGTTCCGAAGGAACTCGCGGTTGCGTTTAGCCCCGATTACAGTACTCTACACATTTCTACTTCTAGTGCACATGAACTACTTGCTTCTTGTAACTGAGTTGAGCAAGtttctgaccaaaaaaagCAACTGA
- the LOC117626637 gene encoding ribosome-binding ATPase YchF, translating into MARITLCSQLLPSLLVPVRQRNHYQLMGVIGTGLSRGRRFSAASSSKISMSLKAGIVGLPNVGKSTLFNAVVENGKAQAANFPFCTIEPNVGIVAVPDPRLNVLSDLSKSQRAVPASIELVDIAGLVKGASQGEGLGNKFLSNIREVDSILQVVRCFEDNDVVHVNGKVDPKADIDVINLELIFSDLDQIEKRVDKLKKGKAKDSQTKIKEEAERSSLEKIQHALLDGKPARSVTLTDLEKDAVKHLCLLTMKPVIYVANVAESDLAEPGHNPHVKEVMNIAPELQSGVVTISAQVESELTELPYEERTEFLESLGVSESGLGNLIRATYGILGLRTYFTSGEKETKAWTILAGMTAPQAAGVIHSDFEKGFIRAETVSYDDFVAAGSLAAARERGVLRSEGKEYIVQEGDVMLFRFNV; encoded by the exons ATGGCTCGTATAACATTATGCAGTCAGCTACTTCCATCTCTCCTTGTTCCAGTGAGGCAGAGGAACCATTATCAGTTGATGGGAGTCATAGGGACTGGTTTAAGCAGAGGGCGGCGCTTCTCTGCTGCGTCCTCATCCAAGATAAGCATGAGCCTCAAAGCCGGCATCGTTGGCCTCCCTAATGTCGGCAAGTCCACTCTTTTCAATGCCGTT GTTGAGAATGGTAAGGCTCAAGCTGCCAATTTTCCATTTTGCACGATAGAGCCGAATGTAGGAATTGTTGCAGTTCCGGATCCACGTCTCAATGTACTTTCTGATCTCAGCAAATCTCAGCGAGCAGTCCCAGCATCTATAGAACTTGTAGATATTGCTGGCCTTGTCAAGGGTGCCAGTCAAGGGGAG GGGTTAGggaataaatttttatcaaATATTCGCGAAGTGGACTCCATACTTCAG GTTGTTCGCTGTTTTGAAGATAATGATGTTGTTCATGTGAATGGGAAAGTTGATCCTAAGGCTGATATTGATGTCATCAACCTAGAGCTTATTTTCTCAGATCTGGACCAG ATTGAGAAGAGAGTGGATAAGCTCAAAAAAGGAAAGGCAAAAGACTCACAAACCAAAATTAAG GAGGAAGCAGAAAGGTCTTCCTTAGAAAAAATTCAGCATGCACTATTGGATGGGAAACCGGCAAGATCAGTCACTTTAACAGATTTGGAAAAGGATGCTGTAAAGCATCTTTGCTTGCTTACAATGAAACCGGTTATATATGTTGCTAATGTTGCAGAATCTGATCTAGCTGAACCTGGACATAATCCTCACGTCAAAGAAGTGATGAATATTGCTCCTGAGTTGCAATCTGGAGTAGTGACAATTTCAGCACAG GTCGAGTCTGAGCTTACGGAACTACCATATGAAGAAAGAACAGAATTTTTGGAATCTCTTGGTGTTAGTGAAAGTGGTCTTGGGAACCTTATCAGAGCAACATATGGCATCTTGGGTCTCCGTACTTACTTTACGTCTGGAGAGAAG GAAACAAAAGCATGGACCATACTTGCAG GCATGACTGCACCTCAAGCTGCTGGGGTCATCCACTCTGACTTTGAGAAAGGTTTCATTCGAGCTGAGACA GTGTCTTATGATGATTTTGTTGCTGCTGGTTCACTTGCTGCAGCAAGAGAAAGAGGAGTT TTGAGATCTGAGGGCAAAGAATACATTGTACAAGAAGGAGATGTCATGCTGTTTCGTTTTAACGTATAA
- the LOC117624820 gene encoding F-box/kelch-repeat protein At3g06240-like isoform X5 → MHGSRRRNKSKRPKVGEEGQSVSVDSLHRPRVFLGGSELLISDISVSREVGMPDLSQDIIVDILSRLPLKSVCRFRCVSKSWFNLTTEPHFINTHLNRHRKKQKIILSSNNSLFSLDPEAPIDDDMLPLEIDFPLKNHPNTEWVHMFGSCNGLVCIMPQPEAFFIFNPTTRESLRVPDCPRPSHICPPEPQEVMFHHAYSFGYAPSIDDYKFVKVAYGCMVLIFSLKSSSWKRVQDFPYKHCLEKSGTTLNGAVHWLCRRLEVGGTCVIAAFDLAQEKFSDLPPPESVTDYKRFTTGVLRGCLCLLHQHDRRHSFWIMNKYGVKESWTMIMITDSYSSISLKPLCYWKDTKILLARSWKQLLLCNPNDGTCKNFLGNGLPDKFCADVYVECLVSPNLWFRRNSRLRLAPITVLYTFLLLVHMNYLLLVTELSKFLTKKSN, encoded by the exons ATGCATGGG AGTAGAAGAAGGAACAAGTCGAAGCGACCCAAGGTAGGAGAAGAAGGGCAGTCAGTATCAGTGGACTCACTTCACCGCCCTCGTGTTTTTCTGG GTGGCTCAGAGTTGCTTATATCTGATATCTCAGTATCAAGGGAAGTAGGCATGCCAGACCTTTCACAGGATATCATTGTAGACATACTCTCTCGACTTCCTCTGAAGTCTGTGTGTCGATTCAGGTGCGTGTCAAAGTCATGGTTCAATCTTACCACCGAACCCCACTTCATCAACACCCATCTCAACCGGCACCGGAAGAAGCAGAAAATCATTCTCAGTTCTAATAATTCCCTATTCTCCTTGGACCCTGAAGCACCTATAGATGATGATATGTTACCCTTGGAGATTGATTTTCCACTTAAGAACCATCCCAACACTGAGTGGGTTCACATGTTTGGTTCCTGTAATGGTTTGGTCTGCATCATGCCTCAGCCAGAAGCCTTCTTTATATTCAATCCTACCACTAGAGAGTCCTTGAGAGTACCAGATTGCCCCAGGCCAAGTCATATTTGTCCTCCAGAACCACAAGAAGTAATGTTTCATCATGCATATAGTTTTGGTTATGCTCCTTCGATCGATGATTACAAATTTGTCAAGGTTGCTTATGGATGCATGGTACTCATTTTTTCATTGAAAAGCAGTTCATGGAAAAGGGTTCAAGACTTTCCTTACAAACATTGTTTGGAGAAGTCAGGGACGACTCTCAATGGAGCTGTCCACTGGTTATGTAGACGCCTTGAAGTTGGAGGTACCTGTGTGATTGCTGCTTTTGATTTAGCACAGGAGAAGTTCTCAGACTTGCCCCCACCTGAATCTGTCACAGATTATAAGAGATTTACAACTGGTGTTTTGAGAGGGTGTCTTTGTTTACTACACCAGCACGATAGGCGACACTCATTTTGGATTATGAACAAGTACGGGGTGAAAGAGTCTTGGACTATGATTATGATAACCGACTCATATTCTTCTATTTCTTTGAAGCCATTATGTTACTGGAAGGATACCAAGATATTACTGGCAAGGAGTTGGAAACAATTACTTCTTTGCAATCCAAATGATGGAACTTGCAAAAATTTCTTGGGAAATGGCCTTCCGGACAAATTCTGTGCTGATGTGTATGTGGAATGCCTTGTCTCTCCGAACTTATGGTTCCGAAGGAACTCGCGGTTGCGTTTAGCCCCGATTACAGTACTCTACACATTTCTACTTCTAGTGCACATGAACTACTTGCTTCTTGTAACTGAGTTGAGCAAGtttctgaccaaaaaaagCAACTGA
- the LOC117624820 gene encoding F-box/kelch-repeat protein At3g06240-like isoform X2: MRPSSPFLHPSSRRRNKSKRPKVGEEGQSVSVDSLHRPRVFLGGSELLISDISVSREVGMPDLSQDIIVDILSRLPLKSVCRFRCVSKSWFNLTTEPHFINTHLNRHRKKQKIILSSNNSLFSLDPEAPIDDDMLPLEIDFPLKNHPNTEWVHMFGSCNGLVCIMPQPEAFFIFNPTTRESLRVPDCPRPSHICPPEPQEVMFHHAYSFGYAPSIDDYKFVKVAYGCMVLIFSLKSSSWKRVQDFPYKHCLEKSGTTLNGAVHWLCRRLEVGGTCVIAAFDLAQEKFSDLPPPESVTDYKRFTTGVLRGCLCLLHQHDRRHSFWIMNKYGVKESWTMIMITDSYSSISLKPLCYWKDTKILLARSWKQLLLCNPNDGTCKNFLGNGLPDKFCADVYVECLVSPNLWFRRNSRLRLAPITVLYTFLLLVHMNYLLLVTELSKFLTKKSN; the protein is encoded by the exons ATGCGTCCATCCTCACCTTTTCTGCACCCGTCG AGTAGAAGAAGGAACAAGTCGAAGCGACCCAAGGTAGGAGAAGAAGGGCAGTCAGTATCAGTGGACTCACTTCACCGCCCTCGTGTTTTTCTGG GTGGCTCAGAGTTGCTTATATCTGATATCTCAGTATCAAGGGAAGTAGGCATGCCAGACCTTTCACAGGATATCATTGTAGACATACTCTCTCGACTTCCTCTGAAGTCTGTGTGTCGATTCAGGTGCGTGTCAAAGTCATGGTTCAATCTTACCACCGAACCCCACTTCATCAACACCCATCTCAACCGGCACCGGAAGAAGCAGAAAATCATTCTCAGTTCTAATAATTCCCTATTCTCCTTGGACCCTGAAGCACCTATAGATGATGATATGTTACCCTTGGAGATTGATTTTCCACTTAAGAACCATCCCAACACTGAGTGGGTTCACATGTTTGGTTCCTGTAATGGTTTGGTCTGCATCATGCCTCAGCCAGAAGCCTTCTTTATATTCAATCCTACCACTAGAGAGTCCTTGAGAGTACCAGATTGCCCCAGGCCAAGTCATATTTGTCCTCCAGAACCACAAGAAGTAATGTTTCATCATGCATATAGTTTTGGTTATGCTCCTTCGATCGATGATTACAAATTTGTCAAGGTTGCTTATGGATGCATGGTACTCATTTTTTCATTGAAAAGCAGTTCATGGAAAAGGGTTCAAGACTTTCCTTACAAACATTGTTTGGAGAAGTCAGGGACGACTCTCAATGGAGCTGTCCACTGGTTATGTAGACGCCTTGAAGTTGGAGGTACCTGTGTGATTGCTGCTTTTGATTTAGCACAGGAGAAGTTCTCAGACTTGCCCCCACCTGAATCTGTCACAGATTATAAGAGATTTACAACTGGTGTTTTGAGAGGGTGTCTTTGTTTACTACACCAGCACGATAGGCGACACTCATTTTGGATTATGAACAAGTACGGGGTGAAAGAGTCTTGGACTATGATTATGATAACCGACTCATATTCTTCTATTTCTTTGAAGCCATTATGTTACTGGAAGGATACCAAGATATTACTGGCAAGGAGTTGGAAACAATTACTTCTTTGCAATCCAAATGATGGAACTTGCAAAAATTTCTTGGGAAATGGCCTTCCGGACAAATTCTGTGCTGATGTGTATGTGGAATGCCTTGTCTCTCCGAACTTATGGTTCCGAAGGAACTCGCGGTTGCGTTTAGCCCCGATTACAGTACTCTACACATTTCTACTTCTAGTGCACATGAACTACTTGCTTCTTGTAACTGAGTTGAGCAAGtttctgaccaaaaaaagCAACTGA